The following proteins are encoded in a genomic region of Prochlorococcus marinus XMU1408:
- a CDS encoding NAD-dependent epimerase/dehydratase family protein — MYSSENIDKVIVTGAAGFIGAALVKALLALDLKVIGIDNINDYYSTSLKRARLSEIEKASKTKGEWIFYEIPIEDDKRLSHIINKYSPKVLVHLAAQAGVRYSITNPSAYIQSNLVGFANVLEGCRQNNISHLIYASSSSVYGGNKNLPFYEEQSVNHPVSLYAATKKSNELMAHTYSHLYDLPTTGLRFFTVYGPWGRPDMAPMIFAKSILNNEPIKVFNQGEMQRDFTYIDDIVEGIIRCCFKKASIDFDFNPLIPNPSTSSAPYRIFNIGNSTPIQLTYFIDLLEQSLGKKAKKDFQPMQPGDVVATAAKMELLNSWVDYKPKTSIEKGISLFSEWYLDYFKKNT; from the coding sequence ATGTATTCAAGTGAAAATATTGACAAAGTGATAGTTACAGGAGCTGCAGGTTTTATTGGAGCTGCCTTGGTAAAAGCTCTTCTTGCCTTGGATTTGAAAGTTATTGGTATTGATAACATAAATGATTATTATTCAACTTCATTAAAAAGAGCAAGATTGTCGGAAATCGAGAAAGCTTCTAAGACGAAAGGAGAATGGATTTTTTATGAGATTCCTATAGAAGATGATAAACGATTGTCCCATATAATTAATAAATATAGTCCAAAAGTTTTAGTTCATCTTGCTGCACAAGCTGGTGTTCGTTATTCAATAACAAATCCTTCTGCTTACATACAAAGTAATTTAGTAGGGTTTGCAAATGTACTTGAAGGCTGTAGACAGAACAATATTTCCCATTTGATTTATGCTTCTAGCAGTTCTGTTTATGGTGGCAATAAGAATCTTCCTTTTTATGAAGAACAATCAGTTAATCATCCGGTCAGCTTGTATGCGGCAACTAAGAAATCTAATGAATTAATGGCTCATACTTATAGCCATTTATATGATTTACCAACGACTGGACTTAGATTTTTTACAGTTTATGGACCCTGGGGTAGGCCAGATATGGCGCCAATGATTTTTGCAAAATCTATTTTAAACAATGAGCCAATTAAAGTATTTAATCAAGGAGAAATGCAAAGAGATTTCACTTATATTGATGACATCGTAGAGGGCATAATCAGATGTTGTTTTAAAAAAGCCAGTATTGATTTTGATTTTAATCCACTTATTCCAAATCCTTCAACTTCATCTGCACCTTATAGAATTTTTAATATAGGTAATTCAACTCCAATTCAACTTACATATTTTATAGATTTATTAGAGCAGAGCTTAGGAAAGAAAGCTAAAAAGGATTTTCAGCCTATGCAGCCTGGAGATGTTGTTGCTACTGCTGCTAAAATGGAATTGCTTAATTCATGGGTAGATTACAAACCAAAAACATCTATAGAGAAAGGAATCAGTCTATTTTCTGAATGGTATTTGGATTATTTTAAAAAAAATACTTAA
- the psaM gene encoding photosystem I reaction center subunit XII, translated as MMNLLLGVQSTFDLSKVDFSSGLGINSPDLAGISFLMVMFAGVLALRLGTTLRDS; from the coding sequence ATGATGAACCTTTTACTTGGAGTTCAAAGCACATTTGATTTATCCAAAGTGGATTTCTCTTCAGGTCTAGGTATAAATTCGCCTGATCTAGCTGGTATTTCCTTTTTAATGGTTATGTTTGCAGGGGTTCTAGCTTTGAGGCTTGGAACAACTCTTAGAGATTCCTAG
- a CDS encoding DUF2470 domain-containing protein — protein MSFEPINQESSLRICNHMNKDHQDAVNKYAEYYGKIKTFRSAKMISLSPKYIKLKVDEKILEIKFDHILQDCSDAHKTLVKMIRAIPEK, from the coding sequence ATGAGTTTCGAACCTATCAACCAAGAGTCAAGTCTTCGAATATGCAATCATATGAATAAAGACCACCAGGATGCAGTAAATAAATATGCAGAATACTATGGAAAAATCAAAACTTTTAGATCAGCAAAAATGATTAGCCTTTCTCCTAAATATATAAAGCTTAAAGTGGATGAAAAAATATTAGAAATAAAATTCGATCATATTCTTCAAGATTGCTCAGATGCACATAAAACATTGGTGAAGATGATCAGAGCTATCCCTGAGAAATGA
- a CDS encoding FGGY-family carbohydrate kinase: MLNNPLVLGIDLGTSGLRIAIINTKKKLLYTSSRSYPKSLEFCEDWINCLRNLIQKIPIDIKERLVSCSVAGTSGTLLACRTNGEPIGQALPYFLTSSLYSNEINKLFSKECAGSSTSGSVGRALKLINLYGTKILLRHQADWVSGWLLNNWEYGEEGNNIRMGWEISNSSWPKSFQNLNWINCLPKIIPSGQLMGNICSKKADELNLPRNIKVIAGTTDSNAGVLATFPKKNDGVTILGSTIVIKKFVDKPLLGKGISNHKILGNWLCGGASNAGAAILLDFFNLEYIDELSKQINPNKYSGINLIPLSKQGERFPIDDPNLQPKLEPRPVSDSLYLHAIFEGLAKIEARGWQKLQELGADLPRQIITIGGGAKNITWKKIREREIGIPIKICNRPPAAGVASIALQTLL, translated from the coding sequence ATGTTAAATAATCCTCTTGTACTTGGAATAGATCTTGGTACTTCAGGATTGAGAATTGCAATAATTAATACAAAAAAAAAGTTATTGTACACTTCATCAAGATCCTATCCTAAAAGTCTAGAATTTTGTGAAGACTGGATAAATTGCCTAAGAAATCTAATACAAAAAATTCCTATAGATATTAAAGAAAGATTAGTTTCTTGCAGTGTAGCAGGGACATCTGGAACACTTTTAGCATGTAGAACCAATGGGGAACCTATTGGTCAAGCTCTACCTTATTTCTTAACAAGCTCGCTATATTCTAACGAAATTAATAAGCTATTTTCTAAGGAATGTGCCGGTTCAAGTACAAGTGGAAGTGTTGGAAGAGCCCTGAAGCTTATAAACTTATATGGCACTAAAATACTCTTAAGACATCAAGCAGACTGGGTTAGTGGATGGCTTCTAAATAATTGGGAATATGGAGAGGAAGGTAATAATATTAGAATGGGCTGGGAGATCTCAAATAGTTCTTGGCCAAAAAGCTTTCAAAATCTAAATTGGATCAACTGTCTTCCTAAAATAATTCCTTCAGGTCAATTAATGGGAAACATATGTAGTAAAAAAGCCGATGAATTAAATTTACCAAGAAATATTAAAGTAATTGCAGGAACAACAGATTCTAACGCAGGAGTTTTAGCAACTTTCCCAAAGAAAAATGATGGAGTAACAATTCTTGGAAGTACGATAGTAATTAAAAAGTTTGTTGATAAACCCCTTTTAGGCAAAGGTATATCAAATCATAAAATATTAGGAAACTGGCTCTGTGGTGGAGCTTCTAACGCAGGCGCAGCAATACTACTTGACTTTTTTAATCTTGAATATATTGATGAATTAAGCAAGCAGATAAATCCCAATAAATATTCTGGAATAAATCTTATCCCTCTTTCAAAGCAAGGGGAAAGGTTTCCAATAGATGATCCAAATTTACAACCTAAACTTGAACCGCGTCCTGTAAGTGATTCTCTTTATCTTCATGCAATATTTGAGGGCTTAGCCAAAATTGAAGCTAGAGGCTGGCAAAAACTTCAAGAATTAGGAGCTGATTTACCTAGACAAATAATTACCATAGGAGGGGGTGCAAAAAATATTACATGGAAAAAAATAAGGGAAAGAGAAATAGGCATTCCTATAAAAATTTGCAACCGACCTCCCGCAGCAGGAGTAGCAAGTATTGCATTGCAAACCTTATTATGA
- the metK gene encoding methionine adenosyltransferase — translation MSRYVFTSESVTEGHPDKICDQISDAILDALLTADPTSRVACEAVVNTGLCLITGEITSKAEVDFNKLVREVIKNIGYEGASAGGFDANSCAVLVALDQQSSDIAQGVDEAEDHSKDPLDQVGAGDQGIMFGFACDETPELMPLPISLAHRLARRLALVRHQKLIDYLLPDGKTQVSVSYENGIPSFIDTILISTQHKSEVAGITLEEEIQKRIAEDLWKFVVVPATEDLPLKPSKETTRFLVNPTGKFVIGGPQGDAGLTGRKIIVDTYGGYARHGGGAFSGKDPTKVDRSAAYAARFVAKALVAANLAKKVEVQLSYAIGVAKPVSILVESYGTGKVSDAELTQIVQEQFDLRPGAIIKSFNLQELPGRRGGRFYRDIAAYGHFGRTDINLPWEDVKEKAKELSSLV, via the coding sequence ATGAGTAGATACGTTTTCACCTCTGAATCGGTAACAGAAGGTCATCCAGACAAAATTTGCGATCAGATAAGTGACGCCATCTTAGATGCACTTTTAACTGCAGATCCAACAAGCAGAGTGGCATGTGAAGCGGTAGTAAATACTGGTTTATGTCTAATAACTGGCGAAATCACATCCAAAGCCGAGGTCGATTTCAATAAGCTTGTTAGGGAAGTAATAAAAAACATTGGTTATGAAGGTGCAAGTGCTGGTGGATTTGATGCTAATAGTTGCGCAGTATTAGTAGCACTTGACCAACAATCTTCGGACATTGCTCAAGGTGTAGATGAGGCTGAAGATCATTCAAAAGATCCGCTAGATCAAGTTGGTGCAGGAGATCAAGGAATAATGTTTGGATTTGCTTGTGATGAGACTCCTGAACTTATGCCTTTACCAATAAGTCTCGCCCATCGATTAGCTAGAAGACTTGCATTAGTTAGGCATCAAAAATTAATTGATTATCTTTTGCCGGATGGAAAAACCCAGGTAAGTGTCTCATATGAAAACGGAATACCCTCATTTATAGACACAATACTAATTTCTACTCAGCACAAATCTGAAGTTGCTGGCATAACTCTTGAAGAAGAGATCCAAAAAAGAATTGCAGAAGACCTATGGAAATTTGTTGTTGTGCCAGCAACAGAGGACTTACCTTTAAAACCATCAAAAGAAACTACACGATTTCTAGTTAATCCCACAGGTAAATTTGTTATTGGAGGGCCTCAAGGTGATGCAGGTCTAACAGGTCGAAAAATAATTGTTGATACATATGGTGGATATGCTCGCCATGGGGGTGGAGCTTTTTCTGGAAAGGATCCTACAAAAGTTGATAGATCTGCAGCTTATGCCGCACGATTTGTAGCAAAAGCTTTAGTAGCTGCAAATCTTGCAAAAAAAGTTGAAGTACAACTAAGTTATGCAATTGGTGTAGCTAAACCAGTATCAATACTAGTTGAGTCTTATGGAACCGGAAAAGTTTCAGACGCTGAATTAACTCAAATCGTGCAAGAACAGTTTGATTTAAGACCAGGTGCAATTATTAAGTCTTTTAATTTACAAGAACTCCCTGGCAGAAGAGGAGGACGTTTTTATAGAGATATCGCAGCCTATGGTCATTTTGGAAGAACTGATATTAATCTTCCATGGGAAGACGTCAAAGAAAAAGCAAAAGAATTAAGCTCGCTTGTTTAA
- a CDS encoding HAD family hydrolase, producing MAELLIRNSSVGFIKSIIFDKDGTLSNSEECLLELARTRIEFAEKKFKKLKINNIKILLLRKLLVSVYGLRGNSLLANSSLAIASREQNIISTATILTLFGFDWFNSLSLSQEIFNEVDIFLSNKKDHMVKQRTLVLGALDLLVSLKNKGVCIALMSNDTKAGIEEFICRNKLEGIFDYLWSAENKPSKPAPEAVIELCKNINFNPSECALISDADTDLKMAKEADIAIVIGFTGGWKKPPKLTEKQFKIKKFNELKIQRNT from the coding sequence ATGGCAGAACTGTTAATAAGAAATAGTTCTGTTGGTTTTATTAAGTCAATAATATTTGACAAGGATGGAACTCTTTCAAATAGTGAAGAATGCTTATTAGAACTAGCAAGAACTAGAATAGAATTTGCAGAAAAAAAATTTAAAAAGCTAAAAATAAATAATATTAAAATTTTGTTATTAAGAAAATTACTTGTTTCTGTTTATGGCTTAAGGGGAAATAGCCTTTTGGCTAATTCAAGTTTAGCAATAGCTTCTAGAGAGCAAAATATTATATCTACAGCAACAATATTAACCTTATTTGGTTTCGATTGGTTTAACTCACTTTCACTTAGTCAAGAAATCTTCAATGAAGTCGATATTTTCCTATCAAACAAAAAAGATCATATGGTGAAGCAAAGAACTTTAGTTTTAGGAGCATTAGATTTATTAGTTTCTCTAAAAAACAAAGGAGTATGCATAGCCTTAATGTCAAATGATACGAAAGCAGGGATAGAAGAATTTATTTGCAGGAATAAATTAGAAGGTATATTTGATTATCTTTGGAGTGCCGAGAATAAACCTTCTAAACCTGCCCCTGAAGCAGTTATAGAACTTTGCAAAAACATTAACTTCAATCCTTCAGAATGTGCTCTTATTTCTGATGCAGATACTGATTTAAAAATGGCCAAAGAAGCTGATATAGCAATAGTAATAGGCTTTACAGGCGGATGGAAAAAACCTCCTAAACTTACTGAGAAACAATTCAAGATCAAAAAATTTAATGAATTAAAGATTCAGAGAAACACCTAA
- a CDS encoding 30S ribosomal protein S1 produces MSENTVSKVQEKNSEKETSISEEAISKSESSELEDNSIDELKEEDIPKNIPSADESSSRVNKSDLESAGFTLDEFASLLSKYDYNFKPGDIVNGTVFALESKGAMIDIGAKTAAFMPMQEVSINRVEGLSDVLQPSEIREFFIMTEENEDGQLSLSIRRIEYQRAWERVRQLQKEDATIYSEVFATNRGGALVRVEGLRGFIPGSHISTRKAKEELVADFLPLKFLEVDEERNRLVLSHRRALVERKMNRLEVGEVVVGAVRGIKPYGAFIDIGGVSGLLHISEISHEHIETPHSVLNVNDQMKVMIIDLDAERGRISLSTKALEPEPGDMLTDPQKVFDKAEEMAARYKQMLLEQAEEGEDPIAVMSI; encoded by the coding sequence ATGTCTGAAAACACAGTAAGCAAAGTTCAAGAAAAAAATTCCGAAAAAGAAACCTCAATATCTGAAGAAGCTATCTCAAAGTCGGAAAGTTCTGAATTAGAAGATAATTCTATTGATGAATTAAAAGAAGAAGATATCCCCAAAAACATTCCTTCTGCTGATGAATCTTCAAGCAGGGTCAATAAAAGTGATCTTGAAAGTGCTGGTTTTACTCTTGATGAATTTGCATCTTTACTGAGCAAGTATGACTACAACTTTAAACCTGGCGACATAGTAAATGGAACTGTATTTGCTCTTGAATCCAAGGGAGCCATGATTGATATTGGTGCAAAAACAGCTGCTTTTATGCCTATGCAAGAAGTCTCTATAAATAGAGTCGAGGGTTTAAGTGATGTTTTGCAACCTTCAGAAATTAGAGAATTTTTCATAATGACTGAAGAAAATGAGGATGGTCAATTATCTTTATCTATTAGACGAATTGAGTACCAAAGAGCCTGGGAAAGAGTTAGACAACTACAAAAAGAAGATGCCACAATTTATTCTGAGGTTTTCGCAACTAATAGAGGAGGTGCACTTGTTCGAGTTGAAGGGCTGAGAGGCTTTATTCCTGGATCTCATATAAGTACAAGAAAAGCGAAAGAAGAACTAGTTGCTGATTTTCTACCATTGAAGTTCTTAGAGGTTGATGAAGAGAGGAATAGGCTTGTCCTCAGTCATCGCAGGGCTTTAGTTGAAAGAAAAATGAATCGTCTTGAAGTTGGAGAAGTTGTTGTAGGAGCAGTAAGAGGTATTAAACCCTACGGTGCCTTTATCGACATTGGAGGAGTAAGTGGACTTCTTCATATTTCAGAAATAAGCCATGAACATATTGAAACCCCTCATTCTGTATTAAATGTCAATGATCAGATGAAAGTTATGATCATTGACCTTGATGCTGAGAGAGGCAGAATTTCATTATCTACAAAGGCACTTGAACCAGAGCCAGGAGACATGCTCACCGATCCTCAAAAAGTTTTTGATAAAGCTGAAGAGATGGCAGCAAGATACAAACAGATGCTTCTTGAGCAAGCTGAAGAAGGTGAAGACCCTATTGCAGTAATGAGTATTTGA
- the nrdR gene encoding transcriptional regulator NrdR translates to MQCPSCQNTDSRVLESRSADSGRSVRRRRECLNCDFRFTTYERVETTPITVLKKSGAKELFNRSKIISGLNRACEKTLINATKIEFIVDEIEQQLHQGIRKEVETIEIGEMVLTHLKDINEVAYIRFASVYRQFHGINDFITTLESLQPLKKEQFASVL, encoded by the coding sequence ATGCAGTGCCCATCTTGTCAAAATACAGACAGTCGAGTACTTGAATCTCGTTCGGCTGATTCTGGAAGAAGCGTAAGAAGAAGAAGGGAGTGCTTAAATTGTGACTTCCGCTTTACTACTTATGAAAGAGTAGAAACTACCCCTATTACTGTTTTAAAAAAGAGCGGAGCAAAAGAATTATTTAATCGAAGTAAAATAATTAGTGGATTAAACAGAGCATGTGAAAAAACACTTATAAATGCCACTAAAATTGAATTTATTGTTGATGAAATAGAACAACAACTGCATCAAGGTATTAGGAAAGAGGTTGAAACAATTGAAATTGGGGAAATGGTTCTTACTCATCTAAAAGATATTAATGAAGTTGCTTATATCAGATTTGCCTCTGTTTACAGACAATTTCATGGAATTAATGATTTCATTACAACCCTTGAATCACTACAACCACTAAAAAAAGAACAATTCGCATCAGTGCTTTAA